From Sediminispirochaeta bajacaliforniensis DSM 16054:
ACGAGGCCGGCGGCCTTGTTCTCCTGATCGAAGAGGTCTACATCCTTCCGGAGTATCAAAAGCAGGGTTTGGGAAAGGAGTTCCTGGCTTTTGTCGAGGCGCATTACCGCGGCGATGTGGCCTTGATCCGTCTGGAGGTGGAAAAGTCGAACAGGGTTGCCTTGCAGCTCTACAAGAAGGTTGGTTTTACAAAAGTCGACTATATTCAATTATACAAGAAAACCGCCAAGATAAAGCCTCATCGCGAGTAGTGCCTCTTTTTCTATTCTATCAGTGTTCTGAATCCTGGTGGTCCTGTCACCCCTGCTGCCGCTGTAACGTGACATCGAACATATATCGGTCGCCACGATACCAGCTTCTGCTGTATTCGAAAGGAATGTTTTCTTTAAGATACGAGGTCCTATCGATGAATAGGATCGGGG
This genomic window contains:
- a CDS encoding GNAT family N-acetyltransferase encodes the protein MIRKIEAKDRDTYIVMSRQFYRSDAVLHDIPDAHFHKTFDVIIGGSPYADAYIFEVEQQVVGYALLSFTYSNEAGGLVLLIEEVYILPEYQKQGLGKEFLAFVEAHYRGDVALIRLEVEKSNRVALQLYKKVGFTKVDYIQLYKKTAKIKPHRE